The Gossypium hirsutum isolate 1008001.06 chromosome D02, Gossypium_hirsutum_v2.1, whole genome shotgun sequence region CTATGCCCGGCTACATCTTGGGTGAAGGTAGCATGATGGAAAGCAAGAGCACCTTTTCTTCCTGCTCTTTCCCTCCACTGCTTCTTGCCTCTTCCTTCCAACTTCAATTTTTCCAATGAAGGGCAGGGCCCTTTGTTCAGTAAGGATCAGAGGGATTCTAGAGTTGAACTGAGGCTGTCGGATCATTTAATAATATGTCATAAGTCCCTGTACCCTTCGTAAGtttgaaatttagtccatgtacttttatttttaagaatttagtctctctactttacCGGTTTAAAAATTCAGGTCCAATTATTggaattattttgttaaatttagattcattacaacattttttttagttatattggtaccaagtgagtattttaaataaaaatatatggattaaattttaaatttatgaagaatacagggacttatggcatattttattttaagtcctttttcctttttggatAGTACATTGTATTAATACAACGCTTGTATTTTTCATTCTCCCTTTAACCAGCttcttcatttatatatatagatatatattctttctttcaattcaagtTGTAACATagtaggatttttttttcttttctgccaGATTGTTTTCCAGTTGTAATGATAATTGGATATGATAACTCTCATTCTTATATAATCATCAACAGCAATAACCAAAAGGACAAGTGAAGATAAAAAGAAAGGAACAACACACCATCATTGTAAACATTCTATGCCAACAATTATTTAAAGGGAAGAAGGGGCATGTTGAGGTTGAACTTGAAAACCAAATTGATTACAGCACTTATGAGCTTGGTGTGAGGTATCTGTAACAGAAATAGGAACCAGCAACCAGGAGTGGGGCGGCGAACTCGACGACTGCAGCATATTTAGGCGTCAGGTCATCCTTGATAACGAATGCACTCATCTCTTTCTTTTTGGGCTCCTCGGTTGAACCAACCTGTTCATTATTCTTTAAAGTGTGACCCTGGAGAACACCAATCTGATACTTGAGGAGCAAATTCTGAGCCGACTTGCTATGTCCGATATCGTTGAATTCTTTCGTCGCATCCTTCCCTGCTGATTCCAACAACACCTCTTCTCCTCCTGGATGTTCTTCCAGGAACTTTGTTACGTTCAGAACCTGAAAGAATCAGTCAAGTCTCTGATTATTTATCTACATAAATAAGTAAAGATAATTGGGTGAGTAAAGACTAAAGAGAGCCGGGTTACTCGGCCATCGATGACAAGCCAACAGTCGTTCTTGGATTTGTATCGAGACACTTCTGAGAGGGTGTAAACTGTGTGTCCAGCCATTGTTGttgtaaacaaaaaacaaaaaaaagactGAAAATGGAATGGCTTGTGCTTACACAAGGGGGAACGTGGTTTATATTAGAGAAGTGAGGATGGATAAAAGACAGATGGGGTTGAAATTAGGGTAGCAAAGGGTTTGTCTCTGCAAGCCACCTGCCAAACTTGGTGATGGAGAAGAGGAGGATATGCACGTGATGAGTGAAACACCAACTAAGATTCCTCGGCTGTGTATCTTGTGAGTTAATAATATATGTTGTTGTTAAGTGAGGTGTAGCTACAAGTTGATGAAGAAAACAACTTGGAAGGGTAGGCTGGTTAGGTAACCCacttaattatttcaaataggaCTTATAAATTTAAGGCAAAAACACCTTTCTAGTCCTTACCAATTTCAGAATTGAGCAAACTGGTCCCTCTCATAAAAATTggaataatttaatccctattaatttcgaaagtgagcaaataaaaacaattaatgtTTTCTATCAATTGTAcctaattttgattggtatattaataaatttagcctttgatgtttatatattttgtgtaAATGTTGACAAAATGTGTACATTTTgtaggttaaatttgttaaatcataaCCAATTTGAcagaatatgtaaatattgtgggctaaatttgttattaaatcaATACAATGTGTGAATTTTgaaagttaaatgtgttattatatcaataaaaaatatgaacaaaTGACGAAAACATTACTTTTTCGATTAACTATGGAaagtttattaaatattaaacaataGTTAATTACTACTTTGTAACGCACCACCTCAATCTCTTAAATTGTTTTTaagatttatatactttttaagtTGGGGGTTTCATATTCAAGCTTTTAATGTAAATGTTAAAACCTAGCAGAAGctctttgacttttttttttttgaatttttgaaatttaaaatataaaaaaggtttTGTTTTGTCTAATCAAGAAGCTTTATTGTGAGGCTTAGAAGGTAAAATATGGATAAATTTGAGTAAATCCACGGGGAAAAAGAAAGGGAAGCATTCAAGGCACAATCTTGAAAGCCTTCATCTTATCAATCCAAGTGATTAAAGAACTCTTGGAATTCCGGAAACCCAAAAACCCATGCTCCTTACTCTTATTCATACACAATATCGGCGACTCCATCGGCATCATCGACAACAGGATATCCACGAACCACCAAAACCCAACCTCCTCCAACCTCGTCTTCTGCAACCCCTTCTCATTGACTATCTTTTCCCACACACTTTCCTTCCCTTTCATCATCTCCTTCAACCCTACATTCTTCCCTTCCTCCAACCCATATTTCTCTATCCCAAACTGCTCCGCTAACACTTTCCACAAATGCTTCCACTTGAAAATATCCCCATTGTTCACGTTAAATGCTTCGTTCTTGGCGTACGGATCCACCGCCGCCCATATCTGATGCTCCGCGATCAAATCCGCATCCGAAACTTCCGAATAACATTCCCATGTGACTTTGTTTCCTGGGAACAGTAATGGTTTCCCTTCGTATTTACAAATGGCGGCGTAAACGCAAAGGGTTCCGACGATGTTCATCAAACTGTAAGGCGAAAACCCAAATATAGTATTGGGTCGGTGTACCGACCATGTTAATCCTTGTTTTTTCTCGATTTCTTGTAAGAGGATGTCTTCTTGGACGTAGTAAAAGTTGGGAGTATTTAAGCGTGGCAAATCTTCGGTAAAAGGTGGATCATGCGGTTCGATTTTCCCCGACGTTATGTACTCGAACGATCCCACGTAATGCTTGGCTCCGGTTTGGAGGCAGATATGGCGGAGATTGGGTGCGTTCAGGATCAAGGTATGCAACACGTTGCGGAACATCGAACCGTTGATTTCACAGTTATCGGTCTCAGTGGTTCGATTGACCCAGCTGACGTAGAAGATGTGTGTGACATCGGTGAGTTGGGAGAGCTTGGATTCGGTGTCATTGGGATCGGAGACGTCACACTGAATGTACTCGATCCGATGCTCGGCGTGCCAATGAGGCCTTGGGCGACGAGCCACCCCGTAAACTTTCCATGGACCGCCAGGGGTGTCGGATAATGGAAGGATTTCAGCCAAGCTGTTGCCAACAATGCCGGTCACTCCGACTACCAACGCAACGCTCTGGAAACTTTTGGGTGTTTCATCTTCCCCGAGTTTCTTCTGTAAAAGTtagaaaagaataaaacaaaaaataaatcagCAATTTTGTAAAGCCTTTTGCGCAAACTATTTAAGGCATGAGAGAAGGAAAGCTTGCCTTAGCAGCGCCAATGGCACCAGCCCACCACCAGCTCATTTTTCAGATTGAAATATATTAAtctattttgttttcttaaaatGATAAAGTGTGTGTGAAGAATGGTTTTCTATGGCGCGCATTTCTTGCAATGTTCTTTAGATGCGCTATAAATTAGGAaaattaatgcaagaaggaaaatgtcaaattttatcatttcttcatgtctttgaaattttcaattcaatctgaGACAGTCGGCCTTTTTAACCCCTTTTTAGTTTTTATCACTTacttaaaaaatttctaatttgaaaaattttattttaatttattgatttattcaaaagtttttttatttaagttattaggtTGTTaagtttctttttcttaaaaaaaaagttaacgaTTTGACAGTCAGCATAGTAGATTAGTATCCATCAACGAGTAAAAGAACATAACTTAAATCCAAATTGATTTGACAATAAATGTCGAAGATCAAAGAAAAAACTTGT contains the following coding sequences:
- the LOC107910311 gene encoding cytochrome b5 → MAGHTVYTLSEVSRYKSKNDCWLVIDGRVLNVTKFLEEHPGGEEVLLESAGKDATKEFNDIGHSKSAQNLLLKYQIGVLQGHTLKNNEQVGSTEEPKKKEMSAFVIKDDLTPKYAAVVEFAAPLLVAGSYFCYRYLTPSS
- the LOC107910310 gene encoding 3-oxo-Delta(4,5)-steroid 5-beta-reductase: MSWWWAGAIGAAKKKLGEDETPKSFQSVALVVGVTGIVGNSLAEILPLSDTPGGPWKVYGVARRPRPHWHAEHRIEYIQCDVSDPNDTESKLSQLTDVTHIFYVSWVNRTTETDNCEINGSMFRNVLHTLILNAPNLRHICLQTGAKHYVGSFEYITSGKIEPHDPPFTEDLPRLNTPNFYYVQEDILLQEIEKKQGLTWSVHRPNTIFGFSPYSLMNIVGTLCVYAAICKYEGKPLLFPGNKVTWECYSEVSDADLIAEHQIWAAVDPYAKNEAFNVNNGDIFKWKHLWKVLAEQFGIEKYGLEEGKNVGLKEMMKGKESVWEKIVNEKGLQKTRLEEVGFWWFVDILLSMMPMESPILCMNKSKEHGFLGFRNSKSSLITWIDKMKAFKIVP